From Plasmodium malariae genome assembly, contig: PmUG01_00_14, whole genome shotgun sequence, a single genomic window includes:
- the PmUG01_00032500 gene encoding STP1 protein — protein sequence MDNCFSSNLNVRSSGFLMYVVDPNFINIRKYITSKTATLSNKSDKETFREVCRHLSKYLIENKSPPSYYSSFKATWEGAIKNWVRSHYVNVDILGKCPVVMNESDMKLLELKYEEEDFCEKRNTYLTEIKQLKRRISKTCDNKYLQKCIDYSGWIDVMKNYFETRSNTINHCYSKEPIKRSRGKPKEPLCHILNEETFKKPSDCLSMDQIPTCKKLEEKKKEILQGDQKTDEAPPKPEDPSEQVVQTLQGEETQSAPNPRDKSKEAEAMLTNQGPIELTTTKANDNDTVLPGVIISPNSDSKMSPEVQPPEKHALNAELSIVPLRYANSPETPKISRLFKKKKKIKRRPVKFLRILNPLLSWKKSEFLAHDHLKNLKYDSEKTIKNIIINEHNMNNKVHVSNRKKDRYKTIIEVHMEVLEEYRNTKWEYKKEEFLEICLEMLAKEEYTVYTNLTNDELIIEDDKTVSCKEKQKIIWNKWIERHRNLSEKLKKVHCFNNLKNDWKRELANLKKREELKNDPDEIQNIPFSQREKDIWRQWISEKCIIIKQYIEQDLLNYLTDELQIIPDDYDNEKIKDSLPLINIGELSNKEDYQELYKYIKKKLLTKLCILVLMSVLEECKKEQDIENNESHLDNYIIEFKEKENSDSKKEFIENISEFNRDFLENTENHDYKTEDIFKKELECWIREDNTYEYSMEK from the exons ATGGATAATTGTTTTTCTTCG AATTTGAATGTTCGAAGTTCTGGATTTCTGATGTACGTTGTCGAtccaaattttataaatattagaaaatatataacctCTAAGACTGCTACCTTAAGTAATAAGAGTGACAAAGAAACATTTAGAGAAGTATGTAGACATTTGAGTAAATATCTAATTGAAAACAAGTCCCCCCCATCATATTATAGTTCTTTTAAAGCTACATGGGAAGGGGCAATAAAAAATTGGGTAAGATCTCACTATGTAAATGTTGATATACTTGGAAAATGTCCTGTTGTTATGAATGAAAGTGATATGAAACttttagaattaaaatatgaagaagaagatttttgtgaaaaaagaaatacttATCTTACTGAAATAAAACAGCTAAAACGTAGAATTTCAAAGACGTgtgataataaatatttacaaaaatgcaTCGATTACAGCGGTTGGATTGATGTGATGAAGAATTATTTTGAGACAAGGTCAAACACCATTAATCATTGTTATAGTAAAGAGCCAATAAAAAGAAGTAGAGGAAAACCTAAAGAACCATTATGTCACATACTGAACGAAGAAACATTCAAAAAACCATCTGATTGCTTATCCATGGATCAAATTCCAACTTGCAAAAagttagaagaaaaaaaaaaagaaattttacaAGGAGATCAAAAAACAGATGAAGCGCCACCTAAACCTGAAGATCCATCGGAACAAGTCGTTCAAACTTTACAAGGAGAGGAAACTCAAAGTGCACCAAATCCTAGAGATAAAAGTAAAGAAGCTGAAGCTATGCTAACTAATCAAGGTCCAATAGAATTAACAACAACAAAAgctaatgataatgatacaGTATTACCAGGCGTTATTATATCACCAAATTCAGATTCTAAAATGTCACCAGAAGTACAACCTCCCGAAAAGCATGCATTAAATGCCGAATTATCAATTGTACCTCTACGTTATGCTAATTCCCCAGAAACCCCTAAAATTTCAA ggttgtttaaaaaaaaaaaaaagataaaaagaagacCTGTGAAATTTCTGAGAATATTAAATCCTTTACTTTCTTGGAAAAAAAGTGAGTTCTTAGCACACgatcatttaaaaaacttaaaatacGATAGCGAAAAAaccattaaaaatataataataaatgaacataaCATGAATAATAAAGTACACGTGTCAAACCGAAAAAAGGATAGGTACAAAACCATCATAGAAGTACATATGGAAGTACTCGAAGAATACAGAAATACAAAATGGgaatacaaaaaagaagaatttttagaaatatgcCTAGAAATGTTAGCAAAAGAAGAATATACAGTATATACTAATTTGACCAATGACGAACTAATAATTGAAGATGATAAAACTGTCAGTTgcaaagaaaaacaaaaaataatatggaaTAAATGGATAGAAAGACATAGAAATCTttctgaaaaattgaaaaaagtacattgttttaataatttaaaaaatgattggAAAAGGGAACTAgctaacttaaaaaaaagagaagaattaaaaaatgatcctgatgaaattcaaaatattccattttcacaaagagaaaaagatatatggaGACAGTGGATATCAGAGAAGTGTATAATTATTAAGCAATATATTGAACAGGACTTACTTAACTATTTAACTGATGAACTCCAGATTATACCAGATGATtatgataatgaaaaaattaaagattcTTTGccattaattaatataggAGAATTATCGAACAAAGAAGACTAccaagaattatataaatatataaaaaaaaaattattaacaaaactATGTATACTCGTTCTTATGTCAGTATTAGAAGAATGCAAAAAAGAGCAGGAcattgaaaataatgaatcaCATTTGGATAATTACATAATTGAATtcaaggaaaaagaaaattcagacagtaaaaaagaatttatagaAAACATAAGTGAATTTAACCGAgattttttggaaaatacGGAAAATCATGATTATAAAACGGAAgatatctttaaaaaagagTTAGAATGTTGGATAAGAGAAGataatacatatgaatattctatggaaaaataa
- the PmUG01_00032000 gene encoding Plasmodium exported protein, unknown function, with translation MMIQDNKFFFFIKFCAFSLLIRTYQNSYNTNTYRISYIKINDLSNSLNVRVDRLLNEERGLHSPNGSIPLKKMSPKNFKVSSDTSNNNNYEGRYRKLKGKSSKTEKNVSPSIIKPKKGLDDIYNIKMVKEYDNKNKEVNNPKCEFAQKFLRRILVIIPVILFSIAALVLVMLSQDTILKDYGTLSFPIFVSIFILTVLVTTCKLLKNMYKGNNK, from the exons ATGATGATACAAGATAAcaaattctttttcttcattaaatTCTGCGCATTTTCCCTTTTAATACGGACATATCAGAATTCATATAAC ACAAATACATATagaatatcatatattaagaTAAATGATCTAAGTAATTCATTAAATGTAAGAGTAGACAGATTATTAAATGAGGAAAGAGGTTTACATTCCCCCAATGGAAGCatacctttaaaaaaaatgtctcCAAAAAACTTTAAAGTGTCATCTGATAcatcaaataataataactatGAAGGACGGtatagaaaattaaaaggaaaatcGTCAAAAACGGAAAAAAACGTATCACCATCCATTATTAAACCTAAAAAAGGATtagatgatatatataatattaaaatggtaaaagaatatgataataaaaacaaagaagTAAATAACCCTAAGTGTGAATTTGCACAAAAATTTCTAAGGCGTATTCTTGTTATTATTCCAGTTATATTGTTCAGTATTGCTGCATTGGTGTTAGTAATGCTATCACAAGATACGATTCTAAAAGATTATGGCACATTATCCTTTCCAATATTTGtttcaatatttattttaacagtATTAGTTACTACCTGtaaattattgaaaaatatgtacaagggtaataataagtaa
- the PmUG01_00032200 gene encoding fam-l protein has product MEQNINLLLFTTISTFIILSWICHFYNDMSTFNKYLNENYNLHEKNHIKSYRLLAKCKQDHISSIVGLKRVIPNNELKDKMNICNSEKEDKCKYEQLEESSLNSVGYHKQTKKNKTCIFETKDYSELEKKIFKELDYFDFLRNNRTISDNLYKIVVLKKCQLRIFTPVILLILLSVSLVLDFYFNCGLKRGLFALLKFSLGSRTPLDKLYNYLKENLGSFFVYDLGNNKFLRITPFFNFLIYFTSFVILSITVIFGIFYYHKKVKKYEKIKYKKR; this is encoded by the exons atggaacaaaatattaatttacttttatttactACAATTTCTacctttataattttaagttggatatgtcatttttacaatgatatg agtacttttaataaatatttaaatgaaaattataatcttcacgaaaaaaatcatataaaaagttatCGATTACTAGCAAAATGTAAACAGGATCACATATCAAGTATTGTAGGATTAAAAAGAGTTATACCAAATAACGAACTCAAAgacaaaatgaatatatgtaatagCGAAAAAGAggataaatgtaaatatgaacaattaGAAGAAAGTTCATTGAACAGTGTGGGATACCATAAACAAactaagaaaaataaaacatgtatatttgaaacaaaagACTATTCTgaacttgaaaaaaaaatattcaaagaactagattattttgattttcttAGAAACAACAGAACGATTAGTGACAATCTGTACAAAATAGTGGTACTAAAAAAATGCCAATTACGCATTTTTACTCCTGTAATATTGTTAATTCTGTTATCAGTATCACTCGTATTAGATTTTTACTTTAACTGTGGCCTCAAAAGGGGATTATTCGcattgttaaaattttcattaggTAGTAGAACACCATtggataaattatataattatttgaagGAAAATTTAGGTTCGTTTTTCGTGTATGATTtaggtaataataaatttttacgtATAACGccgttttttaattttctgaTATACTTCACATCGTTTGTTATATTGAGTATAACAGTAATATTtggaattttttattaccataaaaaagttaaaaaatatgaaaaaattaaatataagaaaagataa
- the PmUG01_00032300 gene encoding fam-m protein has product MELKIYPILLIIITTFTFVKRIFSFNHDGLTFNKFVVENFMQCRILDKRNYRLLAKCKKDNDSNNIYLNEFFPNIDKKKNKYITNNKNWNKEKNTKSNKPLLNKAQYYTEVIDYNNGIFDGKHFHFEKKLIRKKDYDAFLEKRRRIRDISLKKIKFKSYRFGSAILLLFFFLGIVLPILQGLELLKKAGDEIKKLPNMESVWSAIEGCLGPAKYHFFLIAFSTIIFILVVILVIVIPKILRNNEKYNRIKAMYE; this is encoded by the exons atggaACTAAAAATTTATCCAATCTTACTTATTATAATAACTACTTTTACTTTTGTAAAGAGgattttctcttttaacCATGATGgg ttaacTTTTAACAAATTTGTAGTTGAGAATTTTATGCAGTGTAGAATATTAGACAAAAGGAATTATCGATTACTAGCAAAATGCAAAAAGGATAATGATtcaaataacatatatttaaacgaattttttccaaatattgataaaaaaaaaaataaatatataactaataataaaaattggaataaagaaaaaaacacaaaatCCAATAAacctttattaaataaagctCAGTACTATACAGAAGTTATAGATTACAATAATGGAATAtttgatggaaaacattttcattttgaaaaaaaattaataagaaaaaaagattatgatGCTTTTCTAGAAAAAAGGAGGAGAATTAGagatatatctttaaaaaaaataaaatttaaaagttaCAGATTTGGAAGTGCCatacttttactttttttctttctggGAATAGTTTTACCCATATTACAAGGATTAGagctattaaaaaaagcagGAGATGAGATTAAAAAATTACCAAATATGGAAAGTGTGTGGTCAGCTATAGAAGGATGCTTAGGTCCGgcaaaatatcatttttttttaatagcaTTTAGCACaattatctttatattaGTTGTTATACTTGTAATAGTAATTcctaaaattttaagaaataatgaaaaatataacagaaTTAAGGCGATGTATGAGTAA
- the PmUG01_00031900 gene encoding Plasmodium exported protein, unknown function produces the protein MKKNFNSIIFIKIFIFTLLFWIIRYNNDLNSCNGLLDEKYKLDRDLYLTTNRQLAHYSVNGNIDGRYNKVLDEEHISKNKKDILSQNKELKESELKREIWHKVHRSSNSSLSSRADVFCEKQIFSVLHSIDKIKNNEEMTDWEKCTAINRKKIKLLLIPASIFLLAALVFSKLVTNSGDIIKIGSTYSYLVFIILLGFAFAIYLSIVLGIIYTCRKINKYRIIKKYKQQICNNGTDNL, from the exons atgaaaaaaaatttcaactccatcatttttattaaaatcttTATCTttactcttttattttggaTAATTCGTTATAACAATGATTtg aaTAGCTGCAATGGGTTATTGGATGAGAAGTATAAGTTAGATAGAGATTTATACTTAACAACTAATCGACAATTAGCACATTATTCAGTGAATGGAAATATTGATGGACGATATAATAAAGTGCTAGATGAAGAACAtatatctaaaaataaaaaagatatattatcacaaaacaaagaattaaaagaaagtgaattaaaaagagaaatatggCATAAAGTGCATAGAAGTAGTAATTCTTCGTTATCTAGTAGAGCGGATGTATTTTgtgaaaaacaaatattcaGCGTATTACATTCCATtgacaaaataaagaataacgAAGAAATGACCGACTGGGAAAAGTGTACAGCCATAAATAGaaagaagataaaattattattaattcctgcctctatatttttattggcAGCATTagtattttcaaaattagtGACTAATTCAGGggatataattaaaataggAAGTACGTATTCTTATCTTgtctttataattttattgggTTTTGCATTCGCGATATACTTATCTATTGTATTAGGCATTATTTATACctgtagaaaaattaataaatatagaattataaaaaaatataagcaacAAATTTGTAATAATGGTACggataatttataa